The Antennarius striatus isolate MH-2024 chromosome 20, ASM4005453v1, whole genome shotgun sequence genome includes a region encoding these proteins:
- the scrib gene encoding protein scribble homolog isoform X4 yields MLKCIPLWRCNRHVESVDKRHCSLQTVPDEIFRYSRSLEELLLDANQLKELPKPFFRLLNLRKLGLSDNEIQRLPPEVANFMQLVELDISRNDIPEIPESIKFCRALEIADFSGNPLSRLPDGFTQLRALAHLALNDVSLQTLPNDIGNLANLVTLELRENLLKSLPTSLSFLVKLEQLDLGSNELETLPDTLGALPNLRELWLDRNQLSSLPPELGNLRRLVCLDVSENRLEELPSELNGLLALTDLLLTQNVLEVVPDSIGGLKQLSILKVDQNRLTHLTDSIGECENLTELVLTENLLQSLPRSLGKLKKLTNLNVDRNRLGSVPKELGGCASLNVLSLRDNRLGKLPAELADATELHVLDVAGNRLQNLPFALTNLNLKAMWLAENQSQPMLKFQTEDDERTGEKVLTCYLLPQQPSPSLENLLQNSVDDSWTDSNLNRVSVIQFQEETKAEEEDDEAAADRRGLQRRATPHPSELKVMKKVIEERRNEAFTSRPDGEEESIDPQEKRLSDLSNQSHDSQVSNSTLSATSHEERRNVTVASHREDLVDGHYPHEEEELDEMEVEYIEPTVHFAEEPIIRGGEEDEEEDGEDGERSDEEDERPAFPMEKQRLIRKDTPHYKKHFKITKLPKPEAVAALLQGFSPGGLNSTTQAAEDERDEEEDESLSTPLHHHRIEELVDGQQVNSSQVKHTLTIQRQTGGLGISIAGGKGSTPYKGDDEGIFISRVSEDGPAARAGVKVGDKLLEVNGVDLHEAEHHTAVEALRSSGETVSMSVLRERMVEPENAITTTPLRPEDDYFPRERRSSGLAFNLETTPSGPQQRLSTCLIRNDRGLGFSIAGGKGSTPYRTGDTGIYISRIADGGAAHRDSTLRVGDRVISINGVDMTEARHDQAVALLTGTSPTIALLVERDPKAPGGSPGQSRARAHSPPPPEPSDSPDQEEEGLNLHGNHLSQMEDEYPIEEVTLVKSGGPLGLSIVGGSDHASHPFGINEPGVFISKVIPHGLACQSGLRVGDRILEVNSIDLRHATHQEAVRSLLANKQEIRMLVRRDPSPPGMQEIVIQKQPGEKLGISIRGGAKGHAGNPFDATDEGIFISKVSSSGAAARDGRLQVGMRILEVNNHSLLGMTHTEAVRVLRAIGDSLGMLVCDGFDPRKVAAVEASPGIIANPFATGIVRKNSLESISSIDRDLSPEEIDIMQKESEMVRETSQWEREDMEKVERMRLEREEATRLLEEETENMRTGPLKLDYKTLAALPTTSLQKINRFPLPVSLAAPMEAPLPAHYGSPLEPLGFSLNHHTEPESAPGLNTGHLQSDQADYLQGPQLLAADSAGSSTTINSSTCEAEEEECLVDSQPISFKENPFLVANRKGKGRPPGQQILSGPPVGYGKEGQLQPWLFSKAPSSDYTRTDSPIREAPYSPTIQPPSHHSSNSSLCTGRETRFANIHYTSTPTAKEDTPSSTRPGAIQPVGRVWQSTSPATPDGNSPNPFQHGPSPFNSQTSDLYGVRNNFHLNQPSPEPQLINEVFDDDIDGQTGPGKSLAGKVSSRQDYMSLAAVPRLSRLSMELQSPSPGGKDSPEQRSFRDRQKYFEIDVKQQTPDKPKPRVSLVGEDDLKKMREEEERKFEQRAREYLLDEDDEDDDEEDLAKQMAHMKASGKVLLDGVEYRVEPVSPPSQHSMSQSFNVTPPSYYGSSGPSSVDGKGDSQRNSLEDSFRTGQRPDSMTGLISAYPSESAAPIRTAKAERRHQERLRMQSPELAVAPDKDLSPAEKRALEAEKRAMWRAARPYGLEEDVRQYEQDLAKRLYQARVRASQGPPEAPQPPSSSSAASQLRMKSLEQDALKAQMVIAKSRDGKKRGTLDQLTESPSPAPTPSPTPMEELSPRGLTSPGRLSLSSKKFDYRQFAAIPSSKPVYDIQTPDAANNTQFINDDSGNPGNATSLEAEAPTTLPATSALEEMALYSNKRKLRQGRRSLEAAMPT; encoded by the exons CCGTTCTTCAGACTACTCAACCTCCGAAAGCTCGGCTTGAGCGACAATGAGATCCAGAGACTCCCTCCTGAGGTGGCCAACTTCATGCAGCTGGTGGAACTGGACATCTCCAGAAACG ACATTCCTGAGATCCCCGAGAGCATTAAGTTTTGCAGGGCTTTGGAGATCGCAGACTTCAGTGGAAACCCCCTGTCCAG ATTGCCAGATGGCTTCACTCAGCTCAGAGCGCTGGCTCACTTGGCGCTCAACGACGTGTCTTTGCAGACGTTGCCCAACGACATTGGAAA cCTTGCCAACCTTGTGACGTTGGAGCTCAGGGAAAACCTGCTGAAGTCTTTGCCCAC GTCACTCTCTTTCCTGGTGAAACTGGAACAGCTGGACCTGGGCAGCAATGAACTGGAAACTTTA CCAGACACCCTGGGTGCCCTCCCCAACCTGAGGGAGCTCTGGCTGGACCGTAACCAGCTGTCCTCATTACCACCA gagctGGGAAATCTCCGGAGGCTGGTGTGTCTGGACGTGTCAGAGAATCGTCTGGAGGAGCTTCCCTCGGAGCTCAATGGCCTCctggctctcactgacctgctgctcACACAGAATGTGTTGGAGGTTGTCCCAGACAGCATAG GAGGCCTGAAACAGCTGTCCATCTTGAAAGTGGACCAGAACAGACTGACCCACCTGACTGACTCCATAGGAGAGTGTGAGAACCTTACAGAGCTCGTCTTGACGGAAAACCTTTTACAG TCACTTCCTCGCTCGCTGGGCAAGCTGAAGAAGCTGACTAATCTGAATGTAGACCGCAACCGTTTGGGAAGTGTTCCCAAAGAGCTGGGGGGTTGTGCCAGCCTCAACGTTCTCTCACTGAGAGACAACCGCCTGGGGAAACTTCCTGCAGAGCTCGCAGATGCCACTGAGCTACATGTGCTGGATGTGGCTGGAAACCG ATTACAAAACCTGCCTTTTGCCCTGACTAACCTCAACCTGAAGGCCATGTGGCTCGCAGAAAACCAGTCACAGCCAATGCTCAAGTTCCAGACGGAGGATGACGAGCGCACTGGAGAGAAGGTGTTGACCTGCTATTTATTACCCCAGcagccttctccaagtctag AGAACTTGTTGCAGAACAGTGTGGATGACAGCTGGACGGACAGCAACCTGAACAGAGTGTCAGTCATTCAGTTCCAGGAGGAGAccaaagcagaggaggaggatgacgagGCTGCTGCCGACCGTAGA GGCCTTCAGCGCAGAGCCACACCACACCCCAGTGagctgaaggtgatgaagaaggTGATTGAAGAGAGGAGAAATGAAGCTTTCACATCGCGACCTGATGGAGAAGAAGAGTCCATTGACCCACAG GAGAAGCGGCTCAGTGACCTTTCCAATCAGAGTCATGACTCTCAAGTGTCCAATAGCACGCTCTCAGCCACCTCCCATGAGGAACGACGCAACGTGACCGTGGCCTCACACAGAGAGGACTTAGTAGATGGTCACTACCCTCATGAAGAGGAAGAGCTGGATGAGATGGAGGTGGAGTACATTGAG CCCACTGTGCACTTTGCAGAGGAGCCCATCATCCGCGGTGGAgaagaggacgaagaggaggacggCGAAGATGGCGAGAGGAGTGACGAAGAAGACGAAAGGCCTGCCTTTCCCATGGAAAAGCAGCGTCTGATCAGAAAAGACACGCCACACTACAAGAAGCACTTCAAAATCACCAAGCTGCCGAAGCCCGAGGCTGTGGCCGCGCTGCTACAGGGCTTCAGCCCTGGCGGCCTCAACTCTACGACGCAGGCTGCAGAGGACGAGCGggacgaggaggaagacgagagtCTATCCACCCCTCTACACCATCACAGGATAGAGGAGCTGGTGGACGGCCAGCAGGTCAACTCCAGTCAAGTAAAG CACACCTTGACTATTCAGAGACAAACAGGCGGCCTGGGCATCAGCATCGCCGGAGGGAAGGGGTCCACACCTTACAAGGGAGACGATGAG ggAATTTTCATCTCCAGAGTGTCTGAGGACGGTCCTGCAGCCAGAGCCGGGGTAAAAGTGGGAGACAAGCTCTTGGAG GTGAACGGCGTGGACCTCCACGAGGCGGAACATCACACCGCCGTCGAAGCGCTCCGTAGCTCCGGCGAAACAGTTTCCATGTCGGTGCTGCGAGAGCGCATGGTGGAACCGGAGAACGCCATCACCACCACGCCACTGAGGCCCGAGGACGATTACTTCCCGCGGGAGAGACGGAGCAGCGGCCTGGCTTTCAACCTGGAGACGACTCCCAGCGGGCCTCAGCAGCGGCTCTCCACCTGCCTGATCCGAAACGACCGGGGGCTGGGATTCAGTATCGCAGGGGGCAAAGGCTCCACGCCCTACCGCACGggagacaca GGAATATACATCTCTCGTATCGCAGACGGAGGAGCGGCGCACCGCGACAGCACGCTGCGAGTCGGAGACAGGGTGATCTCT ATCAATGGTGTAGACATGACAGAGGCCAGGCATGACCAGGCAGTAGCGCTCCTTACTGGCACCTCCCCCACCATTGCCCTCTTGGTGGAACGAGACCCAAAAGCACCAGGGGGCTCTCCAGGTCAGTCCAGGGCCAGAGCCCACTCCCCTCCGCCCCCTGAACCATCAGATTCACcagaccaggaggaggaaggcctcAACCTTCATGGGAACCACCTGAGCCAGATGGAAGACGAGTATCCCATCGAG gaagtgaccctGGTGAAGTCAGGCGGTCCCCTCGGCCTGAGCATCGTAGGAGGCAGCGATCACGCCAGTCACCCGTTTGGCATCAATGAGCCCGGAGTGTTCATCTCCAAG GTGATCCCTCATGGTCTTGCGTGTCAAAGTGGTCTGCGTGTCGGCGACCGCATTTTGGAAGTGAACTCAATCGACCTACGTCACGCCACGCACCAGGAAGCTGTGCGATCCCTGCTGGCCAACAAGCAGGAGATCCGCATGTTGGTACGGAGAGATCCCTCACCACCGGGGATGCAG GAAATCGTGATCCAGAAACAACCCGGGGAGAAGCTCGGCATCAGTATCCGGGGAGGGGCCAAAGGTCATGCAGGAAACCCTTTTGATGCCACAGATGAAGGCATCTTCATCTCCAAG GTTAGTTCGAGCGGCGCAGCAGCGAGAGATGGCCGGCTGCAGGTCGGCATGCGGATCCTGGAGGTGAACAACCACAGCCTGCTGGGGATGACGCACACGGAGGCAGTGAGGGTTCTCCGTGCCATTGGAGACTCCCTGGGAATGCTGGTGTGTGATGGATTCGACCCACGAAAAGTGGCTGCTGTCGAG GCATCTCCTGGCATCATTGCCAACCCGTTTGCAACAGGCATCGTCCGCAAGAACAGTTTGGAAAGCATCTCATCAATAGACCGAGACCTGAGCCCAGAGGAGATAGACATCATGCAGAAG GAGTCTGAGATGGTGAGAGAGACATCACAGTGGGAGCGAGAAGACATGGAAAAAGTG GAGCGTATGCGCTTGGAGCGAGAGGAGGCAACTCGCCTGCTAGAAGAGGAGACCGAG AACATGCGCACTGGACCTTTAAAACTTGACTACAAAACCCTGGCAGCACTTCCCACCACCAGTCTGCAGAAAATCAACAGG TTCCCACTTCCTGTAAGTCTAGCTGCACCCATGGAGGCCCCCCTGCCGGCCCATTATGGCTCCCCTTTAGAGCCACTGGGCTTCAGTTTAAACCACCACACGGAACCCGAGTCCGCTCCCGGTCTGAACACGGGGCACCTCCAATCTGACCAGGCAGATTACCTTCAGGGACCCCAGCTCCTCGCTGCTGACAGTGCTGGTTCATCAACAACCATCAATTCATCAACatgtgaagctgaagaagaggaATGCTTGGTGGACTCTCAGCCTATCAGCTTTAAAGAAAACCCTTTCTTAGTGGCCAATCGTAAAGGCAAGGGCCGTCCTCCCGGACAGCAGATCCTGTCGGGACCTCCTGTGGGCTACGGGAAGGAGGGACAGCTCCAGCCCTGGTTGTTTAGCAAG GCGCCTTCGTCCGATTACACCAGGACCGACAGCCCTATCAGGGAAGCCCCGTACTCTCCCACCATCCAACCG CCCAGCCACCACTCTTCCAACAGCTCCTTGTGTACAGGCAGGGAGACCCGCTTT gcAAACATTCATTACACTTCCACTCCCACTGCCAAGGAGGACACGCCATCATCA ACGCGGCCCGGTGCCATCCAGCCGGTTGGGCGCGTGTGGCAGAGTACCTCCCCCGCCACCCCGGACGGCAACAGTCCCAACCCTTTCCAGCATGGTCCCTCCCCCTTCAACTCCCAGACCTCT GACCTGTACGGCGTGAGGAACAATTTCCATCTGAATCAGCCGTCTCCAGAG CCTCAGTTGATCAACGAGGTGTTTGATGATGACATAGATGGTCAAACGGGACCTGGTAAGAGTCTGGCTGGCAAGGTCTCCTCCCGTCAGGACTATATGAGCCTGGCGGCGGTGCCACGGCTCTCCAGGCTCTCCATGGAGCTGCAG AGTCCTTCTCCTGGAGGTAAGGACAGCCCGGAGCAGCGTTCCTTCAGGGACCGGCAGAAGTACTTTGAGATCGACGTGAAGCAGCAGACGCCGGACAAACCCAAACCTCGAGTGTCTCTCGTGGGAGAAGACGACctgaagaaaatgagagaggaagaag AGAGGAAGTTCGAACAGCGGGCGCGAGAGTACCTGCTGGACGAAGACGATGAGGATGATGACGAGGAAGACCTGGCGAAGCAGATGGCGCACATGAAAGCCTCCGGGAAGGTGCTGCTGGACGGAGTGGAGTACCGAGTGGAGCCCGTGTCCCCCCCATCCCAGCACTCCATGAGCCAAAGCTTCAACGTCACGCCACCCAGCTACTACGGCAGCTCGGG gccgTCCTCGGTCGATGGCAAAGGAGACTCTCAGAGAAATTCCCTGGAGGACAGCTTCAGGACGGGGCAGAGGCCCGACTCCATGACTGG ATTGATCTCCGCGTACCCGAGCGAATCGGCCGCTCCCATTCGCACCGCCAAGGCAGAGCGCAGACATCAGGAGAGGCTTCGCATGCAGAGCCCCGAGCTGGCCGTGGCCCCCGACAAGGACCTGTCCCCCGCTGAGAAGCGAGCTCTGGAGGCCGAGAAGAGAGCCATGTGGAGGGCAGCGCG GCCGTATGGTCTAGAGGAGGATGTAAGGCAGTATGAGCAGGACCTGGCTAAGAGGCTCTACCAGGCCCGAGTGAGGGCGTCTCAGGGCCCGCCCGAGGCCCCCCagcccccatcctcctcctctgcagcctCCCAGCTCAG AATGAAGTCTCTGGAGCAGGACGCCCTGAAAGCTCAGATGGTCATCGCCAAGTCGCGGGACGGGAAGAAGCGTGGGACGTTGGACCAGCTGACGGAGTCGCCCTCGCCCGCCCCCACTCCCTCCCCGACGCCAATGGAAG AGCTCAGTCCACGGGGGCTCACCTCTCCAGGCAGGCTG TCCCTGTCGTCAAAGAAGTTTGACTACCGACAGTTTGCTGCCATTCCTTCTTCCAAACCCGTATACGACATCCAG ACCCCTGACGCAGCGAACAACACGCAATTCATCAACGACGACTCCGGCAACCCAG GGAACGCCACCAGCCTTGAGGCCGAGGCACCCACCACGCTGCCTGCCACCTCAGCCCTGGAGGAAATGGCTCTCTATAGCAACAAGCGCAAACTGAGGCAGGGTCGCCGCAGCCTGGAAGCCGCCATGCCCACGTAA
- the scrib gene encoding protein scribble homolog isoform X13 — protein MLKCIPLWRCNRHVESVDKRHCSLQTVPDEIFRYSRSLEELLLDANQLKELPKPFFRLLNLRKLGLSDNEIQRLPPEVANFMQLVELDISRNDIPEIPESIKFCRALEIADFSGNPLSRLPDGFTQLRALAHLALNDVSLQTLPNDIGNLANLVTLELRENLLKSLPTSLSFLVKLEQLDLGSNELETLPDTLGALPNLRELWLDRNQLSSLPPELGNLRRLVCLDVSENRLEELPSELNGLLALTDLLLTQNVLEVVPDSIGGLKQLSILKVDQNRLTHLTDSIGECENLTELVLTENLLQSLPRSLGKLKKLTNLNVDRNRLGSVPKELGGCASLNVLSLRDNRLGKLPAELADATELHVLDVAGNRLQNLPFALTNLNLKAMWLAENQSQPMLKFQTEDDERTGEKVLTCYLLPQQPSPSLENLLQNSVDDSWTDSNLNRVSVIQFQEETKAEEEDDEAAADRRGLQRRATPHPSELKVMKKVIEERRNEAFTSRPDGEEESIDPQEKRLSDLSNQSHDSQVSNSTLSATSHEERRNVTVASHREDLVDGHYPHEEEELDEMEVEYIEPTVHFAEEPIIRGGEEDEEEDGEDGERSDEEDERPAFPMEKQRLIRKDTPHYKKHFKITKLPKPEAVAALLQGFSPGGLNSTTQAAEDERDEEEDESLSTPLHHHRIEELVDGQQVNSSQVKGVSFDQVNNLLIEPARIEEEEHTLTIQRQTGGLGISIAGGKGSTPYKGDDEGIFISRVSEDGPAARAGVKVGDKLLEVNGVDLHEAEHHTAVEALRSSGETVSMSVLRERMVEPENAITTTPLRPEDDYFPRERRSSGLAFNLETTPSGPQQRLSTCLIRNDRGLGFSIAGGKGSTPYRTGDTGIYISRIADGGAAHRDSTLRVGDRVISINGVDMTEARHDQAVALLTGTSPTIALLVERDPKAPGGSPGQSRARAHSPPPPEPSDSPDQEEEGLNLHGNHLSQMEDEYPIEEVTLVKSGGPLGLSIVGGSDHASHPFGINEPGVFISKVIPHGLACQSGLRVGDRILEVNSIDLRHATHQEAVRSLLANKQEIRMLVRRDPSPPGMQEIVIQKQPGEKLGISIRGGAKGHAGNPFDATDEGIFISKVSSSGAAARDGRLQVGMRILEVNNHSLLGMTHTEAVRVLRAIGDSLGMLVCDGFDPRKVAAVEASPGIIANPFATGIVRKNSLESISSIDRDLSPEEIDIMQKESEMVRETSQWEREDMEKVNMRTGPLKLDYKTLAALPTTSLQKINRAPSSDYTRTDSPIREAPYSPTIQPANIHYTSTPTAKEDTPSSTRPGAIQPVGRVWQSTSPATPDGNSPNPFQHGPSPFNSQTSDLYGVRNNFHLNQPSPESPSPGGKDSPEQRSFRDRQKYFEIDVKQQTPDKPKPRVSLVGEDDLKKMREEEERKFEQRAREYLLDEDDEDDDEEDLAKQMAHMKASGKVLLDGVEYRVEPVSPPSQHSMSQSFNVTPPSYYGSSGPSSVDGKGDSQRNSLEDSFRTGQRPDSMTGLISAYPSESAAPIRTAKAERRHQERLRMQSPELAVAPDKDLSPAEKRALEAEKRAMWRAARMKSLEQDALKAQMVIAKSRDGKKRGTLDQLTESPSPAPTPSPTPMEELSPRGLTSPGRLTPDAANNTQFINDDSGNPGNATSLEAEAPTTLPATSALEEMALYSNKRKLRQGRRSLEAAMPT, from the exons CCGTTCTTCAGACTACTCAACCTCCGAAAGCTCGGCTTGAGCGACAATGAGATCCAGAGACTCCCTCCTGAGGTGGCCAACTTCATGCAGCTGGTGGAACTGGACATCTCCAGAAACG ACATTCCTGAGATCCCCGAGAGCATTAAGTTTTGCAGGGCTTTGGAGATCGCAGACTTCAGTGGAAACCCCCTGTCCAG ATTGCCAGATGGCTTCACTCAGCTCAGAGCGCTGGCTCACTTGGCGCTCAACGACGTGTCTTTGCAGACGTTGCCCAACGACATTGGAAA cCTTGCCAACCTTGTGACGTTGGAGCTCAGGGAAAACCTGCTGAAGTCTTTGCCCAC GTCACTCTCTTTCCTGGTGAAACTGGAACAGCTGGACCTGGGCAGCAATGAACTGGAAACTTTA CCAGACACCCTGGGTGCCCTCCCCAACCTGAGGGAGCTCTGGCTGGACCGTAACCAGCTGTCCTCATTACCACCA gagctGGGAAATCTCCGGAGGCTGGTGTGTCTGGACGTGTCAGAGAATCGTCTGGAGGAGCTTCCCTCGGAGCTCAATGGCCTCctggctctcactgacctgctgctcACACAGAATGTGTTGGAGGTTGTCCCAGACAGCATAG GAGGCCTGAAACAGCTGTCCATCTTGAAAGTGGACCAGAACAGACTGACCCACCTGACTGACTCCATAGGAGAGTGTGAGAACCTTACAGAGCTCGTCTTGACGGAAAACCTTTTACAG TCACTTCCTCGCTCGCTGGGCAAGCTGAAGAAGCTGACTAATCTGAATGTAGACCGCAACCGTTTGGGAAGTGTTCCCAAAGAGCTGGGGGGTTGTGCCAGCCTCAACGTTCTCTCACTGAGAGACAACCGCCTGGGGAAACTTCCTGCAGAGCTCGCAGATGCCACTGAGCTACATGTGCTGGATGTGGCTGGAAACCG ATTACAAAACCTGCCTTTTGCCCTGACTAACCTCAACCTGAAGGCCATGTGGCTCGCAGAAAACCAGTCACAGCCAATGCTCAAGTTCCAGACGGAGGATGACGAGCGCACTGGAGAGAAGGTGTTGACCTGCTATTTATTACCCCAGcagccttctccaagtctag AGAACTTGTTGCAGAACAGTGTGGATGACAGCTGGACGGACAGCAACCTGAACAGAGTGTCAGTCATTCAGTTCCAGGAGGAGAccaaagcagaggaggaggatgacgagGCTGCTGCCGACCGTAGA GGCCTTCAGCGCAGAGCCACACCACACCCCAGTGagctgaaggtgatgaagaaggTGATTGAAGAGAGGAGAAATGAAGCTTTCACATCGCGACCTGATGGAGAAGAAGAGTCCATTGACCCACAG GAGAAGCGGCTCAGTGACCTTTCCAATCAGAGTCATGACTCTCAAGTGTCCAATAGCACGCTCTCAGCCACCTCCCATGAGGAACGACGCAACGTGACCGTGGCCTCACACAGAGAGGACTTAGTAGATGGTCACTACCCTCATGAAGAGGAAGAGCTGGATGAGATGGAGGTGGAGTACATTGAG CCCACTGTGCACTTTGCAGAGGAGCCCATCATCCGCGGTGGAgaagaggacgaagaggaggacggCGAAGATGGCGAGAGGAGTGACGAAGAAGACGAAAGGCCTGCCTTTCCCATGGAAAAGCAGCGTCTGATCAGAAAAGACACGCCACACTACAAGAAGCACTTCAAAATCACCAAGCTGCCGAAGCCCGAGGCTGTGGCCGCGCTGCTACAGGGCTTCAGCCCTGGCGGCCTCAACTCTACGACGCAGGCTGCAGAGGACGAGCGggacgaggaggaagacgagagtCTATCCACCCCTCTACACCATCACAGGATAGAGGAGCTGGTGGACGGCCAGCAGGTCAACTCCAGTCAAGTAAAG GGGGTGTCATTTGATCAAGTCAATAATCTGCTGATTGAACCTGCTCGaattgaggaggaagag CACACCTTGACTATTCAGAGACAAACAGGCGGCCTGGGCATCAGCATCGCCGGAGGGAAGGGGTCCACACCTTACAAGGGAGACGATGAG ggAATTTTCATCTCCAGAGTGTCTGAGGACGGTCCTGCAGCCAGAGCCGGGGTAAAAGTGGGAGACAAGCTCTTGGAG GTGAACGGCGTGGACCTCCACGAGGCGGAACATCACACCGCCGTCGAAGCGCTCCGTAGCTCCGGCGAAACAGTTTCCATGTCGGTGCTGCGAGAGCGCATGGTGGAACCGGAGAACGCCATCACCACCACGCCACTGAGGCCCGAGGACGATTACTTCCCGCGGGAGAGACGGAGCAGCGGCCTGGCTTTCAACCTGGAGACGACTCCCAGCGGGCCTCAGCAGCGGCTCTCCACCTGCCTGATCCGAAACGACCGGGGGCTGGGATTCAGTATCGCAGGGGGCAAAGGCTCCACGCCCTACCGCACGggagacaca GGAATATACATCTCTCGTATCGCAGACGGAGGAGCGGCGCACCGCGACAGCACGCTGCGAGTCGGAGACAGGGTGATCTCT ATCAATGGTGTAGACATGACAGAGGCCAGGCATGACCAGGCAGTAGCGCTCCTTACTGGCACCTCCCCCACCATTGCCCTCTTGGTGGAACGAGACCCAAAAGCACCAGGGGGCTCTCCAGGTCAGTCCAGGGCCAGAGCCCACTCCCCTCCGCCCCCTGAACCATCAGATTCACcagaccaggaggaggaaggcctcAACCTTCATGGGAACCACCTGAGCCAGATGGAAGACGAGTATCCCATCGAG gaagtgaccctGGTGAAGTCAGGCGGTCCCCTCGGCCTGAGCATCGTAGGAGGCAGCGATCACGCCAGTCACCCGTTTGGCATCAATGAGCCCGGAGTGTTCATCTCCAAG GTGATCCCTCATGGTCTTGCGTGTCAAAGTGGTCTGCGTGTCGGCGACCGCATTTTGGAAGTGAACTCAATCGACCTACGTCACGCCACGCACCAGGAAGCTGTGCGATCCCTGCTGGCCAACAAGCAGGAGATCCGCATGTTGGTACGGAGAGATCCCTCACCACCGGGGATGCAG GAAATCGTGATCCAGAAACAACCCGGGGAGAAGCTCGGCATCAGTATCCGGGGAGGGGCCAAAGGTCATGCAGGAAACCCTTTTGATGCCACAGATGAAGGCATCTTCATCTCCAAG GTTAGTTCGAGCGGCGCAGCAGCGAGAGATGGCCGGCTGCAGGTCGGCATGCGGATCCTGGAGGTGAACAACCACAGCCTGCTGGGGATGACGCACACGGAGGCAGTGAGGGTTCTCCGTGCCATTGGAGACTCCCTGGGAATGCTGGTGTGTGATGGATTCGACCCACGAAAAGTGGCTGCTGTCGAG GCATCTCCTGGCATCATTGCCAACCCGTTTGCAACAGGCATCGTCCGCAAGAACAGTTTGGAAAGCATCTCATCAATAGACCGAGACCTGAGCCCAGAGGAGATAGACATCATGCAGAAG GAGTCTGAGATGGTGAGAGAGACATCACAGTGGGAGCGAGAAGACATGGAAAAAGTG AACATGCGCACTGGACCTTTAAAACTTGACTACAAAACCCTGGCAGCACTTCCCACCACCAGTCTGCAGAAAATCAACAGG GCGCCTTCGTCCGATTACACCAGGACCGACAGCCCTATCAGGGAAGCCCCGTACTCTCCCACCATCCAACCG gcAAACATTCATTACACTTCCACTCCCACTGCCAAGGAGGACACGCCATCATCA ACGCGGCCCGGTGCCATCCAGCCGGTTGGGCGCGTGTGGCAGAGTACCTCCCCCGCCACCCCGGACGGCAACAGTCCCAACCCTTTCCAGCATGGTCCCTCCCCCTTCAACTCCCAGACCTCT GACCTGTACGGCGTGAGGAACAATTTCCATCTGAATCAGCCGTCTCCAGAG AGTCCTTCTCCTGGAGGTAAGGACAGCCCGGAGCAGCGTTCCTTCAGGGACCGGCAGAAGTACTTTGAGATCGACGTGAAGCAGCAGACGCCGGACAAACCCAAACCTCGAGTGTCTCTCGTGGGAGAAGACGACctgaagaaaatgagagaggaagaag AGAGGAAGTTCGAACAGCGGGCGCGAGAGTACCTGCTGGACGAAGACGATGAGGATGATGACGAGGAAGACCTGGCGAAGCAGATGGCGCACATGAAAGCCTCCGGGAAGGTGCTGCTGGACGGAGTGGAGTACCGAGTGGAGCCCGTGTCCCCCCCATCCCAGCACTCCATGAGCCAAAGCTTCAACGTCACGCCACCCAGCTACTACGGCAGCTCGGG gccgTCCTCGGTCGATGGCAAAGGAGACTCTCAGAGAAATTCCCTGGAGGACAGCTTCAGGACGGGGCAGAGGCCCGACTCCATGACTGG ATTGATCTCCGCGTACCCGAGCGAATCGGCCGCTCCCATTCGCACCGCCAAGGCAGAGCGCAGACATCAGGAGAGGCTTCGCATGCAGAGCCCCGAGCTGGCCGTGGCCCCCGACAAGGACCTGTCCCCCGCTGAGAAGCGAGCTCTGGAGGCCGAGAAGAGAGCCATGTGGAGGGCAGCGCG AATGAAGTCTCTGGAGCAGGACGCCCTGAAAGCTCAGATGGTCATCGCCAAGTCGCGGGACGGGAAGAAGCGTGGGACGTTGGACCAGCTGACGGAGTCGCCCTCGCCCGCCCCCACTCCCTCCCCGACGCCAATGGAAG AGCTCAGTCCACGGGGGCTCACCTCTCCAGGCAGGCTG ACCCCTGACGCAGCGAACAACACGCAATTCATCAACGACGACTCCGGCAACCCAG GGAACGCCACCAGCCTTGAGGCCGAGGCACCCACCACGCTGCCTGCCACCTCAGCCCTGGAGGAAATGGCTCTCTATAGCAACAAGCGCAAACTGAGGCAGGGTCGCCGCAGCCTGGAAGCCGCCATGCCCACGTAA